One part of the Tachysurus fulvidraco isolate hzauxx_2018 chromosome 23, HZAU_PFXX_2.0, whole genome shotgun sequence genome encodes these proteins:
- the scp2b gene encoding sterol carrier protein 2b isoform X2 has product MHISEIPSCRQIEAVVTSAPTGLEGFKAHAVFQEIAKKMEEEGSQYVKKIGGVFAFKVKDGPDGREATWIVNVRDGKGCVHNDTSKKVDCTILMADSDLLALMTGKMNPQTAFFQGKLKITGNMGMAMKLQNLQLQPGKAKL; this is encoded by the exons ATGCATATTTCAGAGATCCCCAG tTGCAGACAGATAGAGGCAGTGGTCACTAGCGCCCCTACTGGTTTGGAGGGCTTTAAGGCTCATGCTGTGTTTCAGGAGATCGCTAAAAAGAtggaagag gaaggtTCCCAGTATGTGAAGAAGATTGGCGGTGTGTTTGCCTTCAAAGTGAAGGACGGCCCGGATGGCAGAGAAGCCACGTGGATCGTAAACGTGCGTGATGGAAAGGGCTGCGTCCACAACGACACCT CTAAGAAGGTGGACTGTACCATCTTGATGGCGGATTCTGACCTGTTGGCCCTAATGACTGGGAAGATGAACCCTCAGACT GCATTTTTCCAGGGAAAGCTGAAGATCACAGGTAACATGGGAATGGCCATGAAACTCCAGAACCTGCAGCTACAACCAGGCAAAGCCAAGTTGTGA
- the scp2b gene encoding sterol carrier protein 2b isoform X1 yields the protein MHISEIPSSCRQIEAVVTSAPTGLEGFKAHAVFQEIAKKMEEEGSQYVKKIGGVFAFKVKDGPDGREATWIVNVRDGKGCVHNDTSKKVDCTILMADSDLLALMTGKMNPQTAFFQGKLKITGNMGMAMKLQNLQLQPGKAKL from the exons ATGCATATTTCAGAGATCCCCAG cagtTGCAGACAGATAGAGGCAGTGGTCACTAGCGCCCCTACTGGTTTGGAGGGCTTTAAGGCTCATGCTGTGTTTCAGGAGATCGCTAAAAAGAtggaagag gaaggtTCCCAGTATGTGAAGAAGATTGGCGGTGTGTTTGCCTTCAAAGTGAAGGACGGCCCGGATGGCAGAGAAGCCACGTGGATCGTAAACGTGCGTGATGGAAAGGGCTGCGTCCACAACGACACCT CTAAGAAGGTGGACTGTACCATCTTGATGGCGGATTCTGACCTGTTGGCCCTAATGACTGGGAAGATGAACCCTCAGACT GCATTTTTCCAGGGAAAGCTGAAGATCACAGGTAACATGGGAATGGCCATGAAACTCCAGAACCTGCAGCTACAACCAGGCAAAGCCAAGTTGTGA